cacattcttaatttcaatgacggccaggaacggtgggttaactgcctcgttcaggggcagaatgacagattttcagtttgtcagcttgggggatccaatcttgcaaccttacagtcaactagtccaacgcaataacgacctgcctctctctcgttgcactccacaaggagactgcctgttatgcgaatgcagtaagccaaggtaagttgctagctagtattaaacttatcttgtaaaaaacaatcaatcataatcactatttaactacacatggttgatgatattactagatattatctagcgtgtcctgcgttgcatataatctaaGTATCCAaatatctgactgagcggtggtaggcagaagcaggcgtttAAACATTcagtcaaacagcactttcgtacattttgccagcagctcttcgttgtgcttcaagcattgtttaggacttcaagcctatcaactcccgagatgaggctggtgtaaccgaagtgaaatggctagctagttagtgcgcgctaatagcgtttcaaatgtcactcactctgagccttctagtagttgttccccttgctctgcatgggtcaCGCTGCTTTGAGgatggctgttgtcattgtgttgctggttcgagcccagggaggagcgaggagagggacggaagctatactcttacactggcaatactaaagtgcctataagaacatccaatagtcaaaggtcaatgaaatacaaatggtataatcGACCATAATCGACCTCTACTCTGAAgcaaactgatagagacataccccaagcgacttacagctgtaatcgcagcaaaaggtggcgctacaaactattaacttaagggggctgaataattttgcacgcccaatttttcagtttttgatttgttaaaaaagtttgaaatatccaataaatgtcgttccacttcatgattgtgtcccacttgttgttgattcttcacaaaaaatacagttttatatctttatgtttgaagcctgaaatgtagcaaaaggtcgcaaagttcaagggggccgaatactttcgcaaggcactgtatatatgttaaatcggccgattaatcggtatctgctttttggGTCtctaataatcggtatcggcgttgaaaaaccaTAATCGACCTctactctgaagcatttatttggactgcaatctgaggtgcagttaattgctaatttctgaggctggtaactctaatgaactaatcctctgcagcagaggtaaacctgggtcttcctttcctatggttgtcctcatgagagccagttttatcgtagcacttgatggtttttgcaaatgcacttgaaatattccgtattgactgaccttgatgtcttaaagtaatgatggactgttgtttctctttacttatttgagctgtttttgccataatatggacttggtattttaccaaagagggctatcttctgtataccaaccctaccttgtcacaacacaactgattggctcaaaggcattaagaagaaaataaattccacaaatcaaCTTTAAGaacgcacacctgttaattgcaaTGTATTCCAAGtaactatctcatgaagctggatgagagaatgccaatagtttgccgagctgtcatcaaggcaaagggtggctatttgaagaatctcaaatataaaacatattttgatttgttatttcattgttttgatgtcttcactattattcagcagtgtagaaaatactaaaaatgaaggaaaacccttgaatgagtaggtgtccaatcCTTTCTCACATCTCTATCATGCTATATCTCTAACATTCTATATCATTCTATATCTATATCATCCTTTATCTATATATCACGTCACTCTATCAGCCTATATCTaggtatatatatctatagatcTCTCCACCTTAGTAGTCCAGGTCTCTCCTGGTTAAATTAAATCCGAGAGTATAGACTTATACATGGGTTGATAGTTTACCAACAAATCTGACGAGTGCGCAACTGTGGGGCAAACAGACAAGGTTGGCTTAAATTGTGGACAAGATGTGAACTAAATTTAGTCTCTAACACATCTGCAGAATGAGTACTTATTGTCTTTCATTCATCATTAAGGTTGTTGGTTTGCTAGCTAGAGAACTTTAGCTATATTAGTATAGATCTTAGTCAAAACGCCTCAAAACAAgtcatggtatcaagaacaagatggaACTAGCTGAAACGAGTCACTTACGATTCCTCACATGGCAGTtgcttgtcattgttgctagagATCTGACCATTCAGAATCACACTCCTTCCGTCCTTATCAATGTGTTGTGCTGTCTTATCCACTTCTGTAGGTGGTGCCAGAGGACCAGCaggtggagagaggagtgagggataTTTGTTCTCAGATGAAGGTTAAAGTTCACACCTGCTGGGGGTCGACACTATACCACCGAGACGACCTCCCTTTCAACCACCTATCCAGGTGAGAGAAGACCACAGGGGTCAAGATCAAGTTCATTTGATTTTATTCATGTGACAGAGAAAGTAGTCCTCTGAGATTGGGCTGCTCAGCGCAGGCTCTCTGCCTGGATAATCACTACAATATGAAGTCAGGCTCTCACTGCCTGGATAATCACTACAATATGAAGTCAGGCTCTCTGCCTGGATAATCACTACAATATGAAGTCAGGCTCTCACTGCCTGGATAATCACTACAATATCAAGTCAGGCTCTCTGCCTGGATAATCACTACAATATGAAGTCAGGCTCTCACTGCCTGGATAATCACAACAATATCAAGTCAGGCTCTCTGCCTGGATAATCACTACAATATCAAGTCAGGCTCTCACTGCCTGGATAATCACTACAATATCAAGTCAGGCTCTCACTGCCTGGATAATCACTACAATATCAAGTCAGGCTCTCACTGCCTGTTTAATCACTACAATATCAAGTCAGGCTCTCACTGCCTGGATAATCACTACAATATCAAGTCAGGCTCTCACTACCTGGATAATCACTACAATATCAAGTCAGGCTCGCCTGTGATAGGTTGCCTGACATGTaaccctgctctattctctcctGTGATAGGTTGCATGACTTGTaaccctgctctatcctctcctGTGATAGGCTGCCTGACGTATACACCCAGTTCAGGAAGGCAGTGGAAACCCAGGGCAGGGTGAGGCCGGTCTTGCCCACCCTAGACCAGCTGAAGCCTCTCCCCCCTGGGTCAGGTCTGGATGAAGGCCTCATCCCCTCCCCAGAAGACCTGGAGCAGACAGATACTGTGAGGGACCCTCGCTCTGCCTTCCCCTGCAGCGGGGGAGAGACTCAGGCCCTGGCCAGACTACAGCACTACTTCTGGGACACGGTGAGTACATTTTAGTAATGTATCCAGAACAACTTACAGTTAGCGCATTCATCTTCAGATGGCGAGGTGAGACGGCCACTTCTCTGTCACAGCAAGGAGGACACTTTCCTCAATAAAGCTGCTACGTTCTCATAATGTAGGTTAGGGTCCAGTAGTATTCTGTTGTAATGTAGGTTAGGGTCCGGTATTGTTCTGTTGTAATGTAGGTTAGGGTCCGGTATTGTTCTGTTATAATGTAGGTTAGGGTCCGGTATTGTTCTGTTGTTGTAATGTCGGTTAGGGTCCGGTATTTTTCTGTTGTAATGTAGGTTAGGGTCCGGTATTGTTCTGTTATAATGTAGGTTAGGGTCCGGTATTGTTCTGTTATAATGTCGGTTAGGGTCCGGTAgtgttctgttataatgtagGTTAGGGTCCGGTATTGATCTGTTGTAATGTAGGTTAGGGTCCGGTAGTGTTCTGTTATAATGTCGGTTAGGGTCCAGTAgtgttctgttataatgtagGTTAGGGTCCGGTATTGATCTGTTGTAATGTAGGTTAGGGTCCGGTATTGTTCTGTTATAATGTAGGTTAGGGTCCGGTAGTGTTCTGTTGTAATGTCGGTTAGGGTCCGGTATTGTTCTGTTATAATGTAGGTTAGGGTCCGGTAgtgttctgttataatgtagGTTAGGGTCCGGTATTGTTCTGTTATAATGTAGGTTAGGGTCCGGTAgtgttctgttataatgtagGTTAGGGTCCGGTATTGTTCTGTTGTAATGTAGGTTAGGGTCCGGTAgtgttctgttataatgtagGTTAGGGTCCGGTAgtgttctgttataatgtagGTTAGGGTCCGGTAgtgttctgttataatgtagGTTAGGGTCCGGTAgtgttctgttataatgtagTTCTGTTAGGGGTCCGGTATTGTTCTGTTTTAATGTAGGTTCGGGTCCAGTAgtgttctgttataatgtagGTTAGGGTCCGGTAGTGTTCTGTTGTAATGTAGGTTAGGGTCCGGTAGTGTTCTGTTGTAATGTCGGTTAGGGTCCGGTAgtgttctgttataatgtagGTTAAGGTCCGGTAgtgttctgttataatgtagGTTAGGGTCCGGTAGTGTAGGGTCGGTATTGTTCTAATGTAGGTTAGGGTCCGGTATTGTTCTGTTATAATGTAGGTTAGGGTCCGGTTAGGGTCCGGTATTGTTCTGTTATAATGTAGGTTAGGGTCCGGTATTGTTCTGTTATAATGTAGGTTAGGGTCCGGTATTGTTCTGTTATAATGTAGGTTAGGGTCCGGTAGTGTTCTGTTATAATGTCGGTTAGGGTCCGGTATTGTTCTGTTATAATGTAGGTTAGGGTCCGGTAgtgttctgttataatgtagGTTGGGGTCCGGTAGtgttctgttataatgtaatggtTANNNNNNNNNNNNNNNNNNNNNNNNNNNNNNNNNNNNNNNNNNNNNNNNNNNNNNNNNNNNNNNNNNNNNNNNNNNNNNNNNNNNNNNNNNNNNNNNNNNNNNNNNNNNNNNNNNNNNNNNNNNNNNNNNNNNNNNNNNNNNNNNNNNNNNNNNNNNNNNNNNNNNNNNNNNNNNNNNNNNNNNNNNNNNNNNNNNNNNNNNNNNNNNNNNNNNNNNNNNNNNNNNNNNNNNNNNNNNNNNNNNNNNNNNNNNNNNNNNNNNNNNNNNNNNNNNNNNNNNNNNNNNNNNNNNNNNNNNNNNNNNNNNNNNNNNNNNNNNNNNNNNNNNNNNNNNNNNNNNNNNNNNNNNNNNNNNNNNNNNNNNNNNNNNNNNNNNNNNNNNNNNNNNNNNNNNNNNNNNNNNNNNNNNNNNNNNNNNNNNNNNNNNNNNNNNNNNNNNNNNNNNNNNNNNNNNNNNNNNNNNNNNNNNNNNNNNNNNNNNNNNNNNNNNNNNNNNNNNNNtatactggtggtaatatactgactggtggtaatatactgactggtggtaatatactgactggtggtaatatactgactggtagtaatatactggtggtaatatactgactggtggtaatatactgactggtggtaatatactgactggtggtaatatactgactggtggtaatatactgactggtggtaatatactgactggtagtaatatactggtggtaatatactggtggtaatatactgactggtagtaatatactgactggtggtaatatactgactggtggtaatatactgactggtggtaatatactgactggtggtaatatactggtggtaatatactggtggtaatatactgactggtggtaatatactgactggtggtaatatactgactggtggtaatatactggtggtaatatactggtggtaatatactgactggtggtaatatactggtggtaatatactgactggtggtaatatactggtggtaatatactgactggtggtaatatactggtggtaatatactgaatatactggtggtaatatactgactggtggtaatatactgactggtggtaatatactgactggtggtaatatactggtggtaatatactgactggtggtaatatactgatggtaatatactggtggtaatatactgactggtggtaatatactgactggtagtaatatactggtggtaatatactgactggtggtaatatactgactggtggtaatatactggtggtaatatactggtggtaatatactgactggtggtaatatactgactggtggtaatatactgactggtggtaatatactgactggtggtaatatactgactggtggtaatatactggtggtaatatactgactggtggtaatatactgactggtggtaatatactgactggtggtaatatactggtggtaatatactgactggtggtaatatactgactggtagtaatatactgactggtggtaatatactgactggtggtaatatactggtggtaatatactgactggtggtaatatactggtggtaatatactgactggtggtaatatactgactggtggtaatatactggtggtaatatactgactggtggtaatatactgactggtggtaatatactgactggtggtaatatactggtggtaatatactggtggtaatatactggtggtaatatactgaatatactgactggtggtaatatactgactggtggtaatatactgactggtggtaatatactggtggtaatatactggtggtaatatactgactggtggtaatatactggtggtaatatactgactggtggtaatatactggtggtaatatactgactggtggtaatatactggtggtaatatactgactggtggtaatatactggtggtaatatactggtggtaatatactggtggtaatatactgactggtggtaatatactggtggtaatatactgactggtggtaatatactgactggtggtaatatgactggtagtaatatactgaatatactggtggtaatatactgactggtggtaatatactggtggtaatatactgactggtggtaatatactggtggtaatatactgactggtggtaatatactgactggtggtaatatactggtggtaatatactgactggtggtaatatactggtggtaatatactgactgatggtaatatactgactggtggtaatatactgactggtaaatatactggtggtaatatactgactggtggtaatatactggtggtaatatactgactgatggtaatatactgactggtggtaatatactgactggtaaatatactggtggtaatatactgactggtggtaatatactgactggtggtaatatactggtggtaatatactgactggtggtaatatactgactggtggtaatatactga
The window above is part of the Oncorhynchus masou masou isolate Uvic2021 chromosome 30, UVic_Omas_1.1, whole genome shotgun sequence genome. Proteins encoded here:
- the cry-dash gene encoding LOW QUALITY PROTEIN: cryptochrome DASH (The sequence of the model RefSeq protein was modified relative to this genomic sequence to represent the inferred CDS: deleted 1 base in 1 codon), which encodes MSTSRTVICLLRNDLRLHDNEVFHWAQRNAEHIVPLCYPAGFTGGQLYSTGPFRLRFLLDSIQDLRTSLIQRGSTLVVRRGRPQEVVGDLIKQLGSVSAVAFHEEVVPEDQQVERGVRDICSQMKVKVHTCWGSTLYHRDDLPFNHLSRLPDVYTQFRKAVETQGRVRPVLPTLDQLKPLPPGSGLDEGLIPSPEDLEQTDTVRDPRSAFPCSGGETQALARLQHYFWDTVSTF